The Polyangium mundeleinium genome contains the following window.
AAGCGCTGGACTCGGGGTCGATGAACTGCGCTCCGCGCAGTTCATCGAACAGCCGCTGGCAAGACCGCCAATGACCCTGCCAACCAAGGCCGCAGCGATGCAGGTTCAACCGGCAACGTTTGCGTCGTCAGGTTGAGACCCACCTACGTGGTCTTGCCACCGGCCCGTTGGAAGAACTGCGCACCGCGCAGTTCTTCCAGCCCCGGTCCAGGCCGTGCCTGGTTCGGGTCGAGGGGCGAACAGCCCCCGCGGGGTCCGGGGCAGCGCCCCGGCGCGACGTCCTGCAGGGTCACGGGCGAGGGACGACGGCTTCGAGCCCGCTTCGTGCGCGTAGTGCTTCGAGGGCCTTGTCGGACCAGACGCGGCTTCGATCGCTGAAGCCGGCCTCGACGGCCTTGCGCAGCATGTCGAGTGCGCGCTCGTAGGCGCCGTCTTGTGCGTGCGCGCGGGCTGCTTCGTAGGCGTCTTCGGCGCTCTTTTGCCTTTCGAAGACGGCCTCCGAGAGACGCGCTGACCAGTCGAATGCGCGACCGTCGAAGGCGAGCTTTGCCATCTTGCGCGCGTCGTCTTCGCTGAGTGAGTCGACGATGTCGTAGGCGATCGCTGCGGCTCGTGCGACCTCGCCTTGCTCGAGGAGGATCTGCACGAGCGGGCCGACGATCTCCTTGCGATCGTCGCCGCTTGCGCGCGCTGCTTCCAGCACGCGGCGTGCTGCGCTGAGCTCACGCTTGGCGAGATGCACTGCGCCTACGAGTGCTGGATCGACCTCGCCGAGCTTGCGCGCTTCGGCTACGCGTTGGGCTGCCTCGTCGACGTTGTCTGCGGCCAGTGCGACCCAGCCGAGCACCTCGAAGGCCTCGCGACGTCCGCGCGGCGGCAGCGGCTCGCCTGTCCGCTGCTCGTAGGAGAAGATTTCCTGAACGAGACTTCGCGCGCGGCCGAGCTCCTCGTCGGCGACGGCTTGCCGGGCGCGGAGCAGGAGCGAGAGCAGCTCGCCCGAGAGCGCGGGCTCCGTGTCTGGCGCCGGCGCGTGTGGCCGCGGATCCTCCTCGGTGTCGCCGGGCCCCAGCGTTTGCAGACGCCGCAGACTCT
Protein-coding sequences here:
- a CDS encoding site-2 protease family protein, giving the protein MNFRLFGIDVEVQASFWFTTVLLGINFVDLSRGPAGLLPLAVWALVVLVSVLVHELGHALAIRRHRIQPEITLYLMGGVTRWQQVLPLRRIDHILISLAGPFAGFAFAGLFFGFDYWLDHHAPAQVAARVPTIGRFALDVLIYVNLRWGLINLLPVLPLDGGHVLEQALGPRRVRLVAGVSMLAGFGVALYGLRSHNLFLAVMFGMLAFQSLRRLQTLGPGDTEEDPRPHAPAPDTEPALSGELLSLLLRARQAVADEELGRARSLVQEIFSYEQRTGEPLPPRGRREAFEVLGWVALAADNVDEAAQRVAEARKLGEVDPALVGAVHLAKRELSAARRVLEAARASGDDRKEIVGPLVQILLEQGEVARAAAIAYDIVDSLSEDDARKMAKLAFDGRAFDWSARLSEAVFERQKSAEDAYEAARAHAQDGAYERALDMLRKAVEAGFSDRSRVWSDKALEALRARSGLEAVVPRP